The nucleotide window aaaatttTGGGCTCAAATTTCAAACTACAAATGGTATATAACCTTTTGCATCTTTATTGAATGCCATCTTTTTACTCAATTTGGTTTCAAATAAAATGGTGGCAAAATGGCAattcagtttttttaaaaaaagaaagatggaaatataacatattttattAGGTTCGGGCATCTCTTCACCATAGTATGCTTATGCTTctttttagttgattttttgtAGGAGGGAGGAGTGTGGTGGAGTTTGATAGGATGAACATCAAAATTTTAGTTCTCTCATAACTACTTTTCTAGTAAATTTCCAAGGAATCATCCATATTAATGATCTAATTTTTTGATTATGGAACTATGTAACAGATAGTAAATTAATCTATATACAGTTAGGTTCTATATAAACAGTTTTGTCTTGCTTCGGGCTTTGTAAGTTGAAGCTATTCATAGTCTTCTCCTTCTGGACATTTAAATCTGTGAAACCGTTTATGTGATCAAACAAGATCTTTTTGAAGCTCCTCGTCTCAGCTtccatctcttttttttttggaaggaaGACCACCTCAAGATCCACATATAGGAGAGATATTGGTACCCTAGAATGGAAAATGTTACCATTACTATTTATCTTTGGTTCTCATCAGCCAAGGAATTTCGCGACGGGTATGTTAGCTTGATAAGTATCAATGTATACCGTTTCTCTTAGCTTATTTACTTCCTTGAGAAATTTCCATATAATTCATGTGGTCTTCGTCTCTCCTCTGGGTGACCTTTCCCTCACCGTCTTAAATATCTGTtcaacagaaagaaaaaaaagcgaaaaaaatagaagaagggTATGCAGCAGGAATTTGGATAGGGTTTATTGTTGACTGCTATGTTTGTTGGCAAAGTGCTTTGGTTCTGGACAATTTTTAGATACTCAAGTGAAGTAAGATATTCTAACAGTGTTCTGATATGGAATATTGTAGTCTTTTCTGTTTTCACAGCATCACAACTTCTCTAGTTTGCCGATTTAAGCTGTACATGATCTGATTTGATGTAATTGGGCCTGGctgtttattctttttgtccAAACAGGTTTTATGGGCTTGCTTTGACAGACTAGAGCTTGGTTTGTCTTCATTCAAACGAGTGCTCCTTATTGGTTACTCAGATGGATTTCAAGTTCTTGATGTTGAAGATGCTTCAAATGTTTGTGAACTAGTTTCGAGGCGTGATGATCCAGTAACTTTTCTACAGATGCAGCCCATCCCTGCAAAATCTGGTGGTAATGAAGGATATAAGAAATCACATCCACTGCTCTTGGTTGTGGCATGTGATGACACCAAGGATTCTGCTCCAACTCAAACTGGGAGGGATGGCTTTGTTGAGTCTCAGGGAGGAAGCATCTCACACGCACCTACAGTTGTGCGTTTTTACTCCTTAAGGTCTCACAACTATGTGCATGTTTTGCGATTCCGATCCACTGTGTATATGGTTAGATGCAGTCCAAAGGTAGTGGCTGTTGGTCTTGCAGCTCAGGTAAACATCTTGTAATTTTTGTAGTGATGGATTATGCCTTTGTCCATAAATCTGAAAATTACGCTGAAAATTTCATACTCCCTTGTATGTTTGATGTGTTGGCAGATCTACTGTTTTGATGCTCTTACCTTGGAGAACAAGTTTAGCGTCCTCACATACCCTGTTCCTCAGTTGGGTGGGCAAGGTGTGACTGGGGTCAACATTGGTTATGGTCCCATGGCTGTAGGACCAAGATGGTTAGCATATGCTTCAAATAATCCACTGTTGTCAAACACTGGGCGCTTGAGTCCCCAAAGTCTTAGTCCTTCTCCAGGTGTTAGCCCTTCTACATCACCTGGTAATGGAAATCTCGTAGCTAGGTATGCCATGGAGTCCAGCAAACATTTAGCTGCTGGGTTGATCAATCTTGGAGACATGGGCTACAAAACTTTGTCCAAATACTGTCATGAACTTCTTCCTGATGGGAGTAATTCGCCTGTGTCAACGAGTGCTAGCTGGAAAGTTGGGAGGGTTCCAGCACATTCAACTGAAACAGATGCTGCGGGCATGGTATATTCTATTTAAAGCTTGTTTGTATTATCAAGATGCTTATGAAAAATAACTTTATTGTGAAGTTCTGTTGAAATTGAAACCAAGGTTAATAAGGAAAGGAAAGGAAGGGCTCCGTGTTTTGAGTGTTCTGCTGATTTTGACATTTTTGATAGCCGAATCCCAGAAAAGATTGAAGTGTGGTATAGTTGAGCACAAGATATCtgcaatttttatttgttggttCTGTTTTACACTGTGATTTCATTTTTTGCTGGGGTTTCATATGTTCCAAGTTCAGCTGATGCCAGGGACATAAATATGTGCTGTAGTTGAGCTCTTGAACCTGAGGGATCCTATCTGTAAATTCAATAAATCGAAAGAAGCATCAATTGTTTGTACTTTGTCCTTTCCTAACCCCCAAGTAAGCGTAGAAGTTGTAGCAGAGATATGTTGTTAGTGCACTTTCTAATTGGTGAATAAAGTCTGTAAGTTGAGAAGGGTAGTGGGGCCAGTTCATTGTATACTAGTTCCAGAGCTGTAAACAACATACTTGTCGGTTataacatttttagtttttggacTGTTCAAATTAAGCTCTATTATCCTAAGAAGCATATACTACCTGTTATCAGATGACAACCGAAAGCAAGacaattctctctctctctctctctctgaaCAAGAGTAGTTTGTTCTACACTACTAAGCTCTAACAAAAATGGTTTAGCTCCTGAATTGATTTTTTGGTATTAACAGTTGGGGTAAAACATATACAAGCCGTAGACCAAAAAGAAGAGAACATATAACTAAGGTTCTCCAGAAAAGAAACCCAATCTTCTGTATAAATGGGGGGACGGGGGAACTCATAGGCACTCCAAAAAGCAACTAGAAACAAAAGACTACTTCGTGATTTTACTAAATCTTGTTCAACCGCTTCAAATGCCCtattatttctctctctacttTAGCTCCTAAATTGATGATTGTGCTGTGTGTAATCTTGAGCAAGAGAGTAACTGCATCAGCTTTGTTTAAAGTATGGTGGTGATGAGATCTTGAGTTTTCCTTCCAATTTTTCTGCTGCAGGTTGTTATTAAAGATTTTGTTTCTCGAGCAGTTATATCACAATTCAGGGCGCATACCAGTCCTATATCTGCTCTGTGTTTTGACCCTAGCGGCACTCTTCTTGTTACTGCCTCTACTCGTGGGAATAATATAAACCTATTTCGTATTGTACCTTCTTGCTCAAATGGAGCAGGAAGTCAAAGCAGCGACTGGAAAGCTTCACATGTCCACCTCTACAAGCTTCATCGGGGTGTAACTCCAGCTGTGTGTATCTGTTgtgtttttcttctcaaattcaacaTTGAGGTTTCAGTCACTATAATGATtctgattaaattttattctcTAAATGCTGAATTTGATAGGTGATACAAGACATTTGTTTTAGTCACTACAGTCAATGGGTAGCTATTATTTCATCTAGAGGAACTTGCCATCTTTTTGTCCTATCCCCTTTTGGCGGTGAGACTGGTCTTCAACTACAAAATTCTTATGTTGATGGACCCATCCTTCAACCTATTCTTTCAGGACCATGGTGGTCTACATCATCTTTCCTGGTCAATCAGCAGTCTTTTGCGGCAGCGCCTGCACCTATCACACTCTCTGTGGTCAACAGGATAAAGAATGTGAATTCAGGTTGGCTAAATACAGTGAGCAATGCTGCATCTTCTGCAGCAGGAAAGGTTTCTGTGCCTTCTGGTGTTCTTGCTGCTGATTTTCACAGTTCCGTACGCCGGGAACAACCTGCTCCCAAAAGTTTAAATGCTTTGGAGCATCTTTTGGCTTATACTCCATCTGGTCACTTAATTCAATATGAATTGATGCCCTCATTTGGTGGAGAGAAGGGTGACTCTTATCTGAGAACAGAGACTGTTTCAGTAGTTCAAATGCAAGAGGATGACACTGGGGTGAAAGTTGACCCCATTCAATGGTGGGATGTATGTCGAAGAGCTGATTGGCCTGAAAGAGAGGAATGTATTCATGGCATTACTCTAGGTCGCCGTGAAGCTACAGACATAGTCATGGGAGATTCTCTTTCTGAAGATGATGATAAAGGAGAAAAGGATTTGGCTAAACTATGTGATCGGTCTCATTGGTACCTTTCCAATGCTGAGGTGCAGTTGAAGTCTGGGAGGATACCTATTTGGCAAAAGTCCAAGGTTGTTATCATCTCTTGCAGAAATTGTGTCTGTTCCTCTATATTTCTGAatatgtactgatgtcatttgtgTCTGTTCTAGATATACTTCTGTACCATGAGTCTTTCTGGATATGAAGAACAGGATATCTCTAGAAGTTCTGCTGCTGGGGAGATTGAGATTGAGAAGATTCCTGTCAATGAGGTCGAAGTAAGGCGTAAAGACCTGCTGCCTGTGTTTGACCATTTCCACAGGATTCCATCAAAGTGGTCAGATGATAGGTAATGAAATAGCTATTCTGGGTCCTTCATTTTGTAGCACTTGCACTTTTATATTCGCTAAGGTTTTTTCTGATCCTGACCTAATGAGATAGGTGTACGAAAATTGGGTTTTACCTCGCATTATCTGCTTGATCCAGAGTTGAGGCCTACTGCTTTAGGATTGTGTAATACTGTTTTCAGTTTTTATGGGATTCTATAAGTTCTTTGCAACTGTAATTTCCCCCTTGCATTTCTCTTTCCATTCAGTGCATTCAAGTTGGAATTTATTTCCACCATCTTGCAACTAGTCTGCAAATGTGTATAAGAATGTTCTTTTCTTTATCCCTTAAGGTTCAGCCATAATGTGTCCATGAAATAACTATTTCTAATTGGCTTTGTTTATAACCTGATTGCTGGCTGATCCATGAGTCAAATTCTAGTCACACCATGAATTGGATTCAAGAAGTTTATAATAGGGGGAATAAGCGGGTGACTTTTTTGTAGCATATGTGCTTTTGAAGAATTCTAGTGTATATCTGCAGGCATGCAGTGGGTTTAAATTCTGTTCATCCTCTGATTCATCACTGAGAGTTGTATAGATATTGAAGTGATTTAAGTGACTCTACAGAAGTTGATGATTGTATAGAGATATAGAGATAAGTCGCCATGTCTCTTGCATTATACAGCTTTCTTCTGTTTTCAGGCCTCAATTCACACCAAACTTGGGGATTCTGGTTGCCCTTggtttcttttttaattagttaaattatgGAAGCTTTATGGGGCAGTTTAATACTTTCTCACGCTTGTGTAATACTGCC belongs to Solanum stenotomum isolate F172 chromosome 1, ASM1918654v1, whole genome shotgun sequence and includes:
- the LOC125860361 gene encoding autophagy-related protein 18h-like — translated: MKKNQNSSSNSNSNNKSKVKNGTSTHGFLPNSLKFISSCIKTVSSNVRTAGASVAGSSSDDHRKDQVLWACFDRLELGLSSFKRVLLIGYSDGFQVLDVEDASNVCELVSRRDDPVTFLQMQPIPAKSGGNEGYKKSHPLLLVVACDDTKDSAPTQTGRDGFVESQGGSISHAPTVVRFYSLRSHNYVHVLRFRSTVYMVRCSPKVVAVGLAAQIYCFDALTLENKFSVLTYPVPQLGGQGVTGVNIGYGPMAVGPRWLAYASNNPLLSNTGRLSPQSLSPSPGVSPSTSPGNGNLVARYAMESSKHLAAGLINLGDMGYKTLSKYCHELLPDGSNSPVSTSASWKVGRVPAHSTETDAAGMVVIKDFVSRAVISQFRAHTSPISALCFDPSGTLLVTASTRGNNINLFRIVPSCSNGAGSQSSDWKASHVHLYKLHRGVTPAVIQDICFSHYSQWVAIISSRGTCHLFVLSPFGGETGLQLQNSYVDGPILQPILSGPWWSTSSFLVNQQSFAAAPAPITLSVVNRIKNVNSGWLNTVSNAASSAAGKVSVPSGVLAADFHSSVRREQPAPKSLNALEHLLAYTPSGHLIQYELMPSFGGEKGDSYLRTETVSVVQMQEDDTGVKVDPIQWWDVCRRADWPEREECIHGITLGRREATDIVMGDSLSEDDDKGEKDLAKLCDRSHWYLSNAEVQLKSGRIPIWQKSKIYFCTMSLSGYEEQDISRSSAAGEIEIEKIPVNEVEVRRKDLLPVFDHFHRIPSKWSDDSSSIGKEKSGDGTTGISRADSLSEKSFPSGSSQVPLLHEVGMGPISYPCIELSMEESDGSRSSSYTAAPQVSKNMPAGLESSPNILCSVEESYVVNSPSPPKIESFSTGGTSAREVQSSNSVITSEASNSSSNRSDLSMNIIDEQTVNEDICDPVDFGQFFQEGYCKASTNNELHEVTELVADMDSSSSPCNKEKPDDDGESDDMLGGVFDFFEEG